One Melospiza melodia melodia isolate bMelMel2 chromosome 29, bMelMel2.pri, whole genome shotgun sequence DNA segment encodes these proteins:
- the NLRX1 gene encoding NLR family member X1 isoform X3 produces MQCQGCLPWGRWARLPWCLAGTRGTRSVSVCAAAVPAGGAGRNFLRRVLGTSSISLPRGCVRYQGDSQENSAQPSSSHHAQSQLRKVAFSGAIKKHQKSLSAWFSHQPNEERQFGPSFSLDAVHVDPVIRESSLEEILKPSPGLTIQNQLQQPSRKVISLHSLFDVDACGRQVKNVVLYGTVGTGKSTLIKKMVVDWCHGRLPRFQLVIPFSCEDLSHSHAHVSLRRLVTKKYQHLRDVVPVLEASNLSVLFILNGLERLNLDFRLAGTELCCDPNEPVPPSAIVVNLLRKYLLPEASIIVTTRPSAVRRIPGKYVGRYAEICGFSDTNLQKLYFQMRLSQPGCSGEESQERRSAEQENLVEMLSRNLERHNQITAACFLPSYCWLVCTTLHFLYFTRTVPPSQTLTGIYTSFLRLNFSGEVLDSSDPTHISMMKYAAKTVGKLAYEGVMSRKTCFSEEDLRQCFEVEMKTESELNLLEVFRSDVFRFFLSPCVQPGKEHTFVFTIPAMQEYLAALYVVLGEKKTLVQRVGKELSEVLGKVSEDVAVVVNIISKVLPLRFLPVLFNLLKIFPRYFSRVGGKDRDTIAHTMAEELFKEEDYYNDDVLDQINSSILGVEGPMRHPDEAPDDEVFELFPIFMGGILSRRNRAILEQLGCSIKNLAAFEIAKAMKKTVIRKGRRGLPPSELMDYLFFLHEFQNERFTAEAILSLRAVNLSSVKMTPLKCSVLASVMSTTSHEVEELNLTSCNLDSGSLRTLFPVLLRCKALHLQLNSLGSDACKEIRDLLLHDKCAVSSLRLANNPVGEQGARYLAEALAGNRSLTQLSLLHTSLGDPGAEAIAQHLAQNQHLQELNLGYNSLTDAAALRVVEVAKRHETLDKVHLYFNDISEDGKRALDSLRMDRDGVRALVFLTAGTDVSDYWSHILNVVQRNLPFWDRERVRQHLALLLQDLESSRSQTANPWRKAKFLRVESEGSRETRCPS; encoded by the exons atgcagtgccagggctgcctgccctggggcaggTGGGCACGGCTGCCTTGGTGCCTGGCAGGGACAAGGGGGACCCGCAGCGTGTCCGTGTGCGCTGCTGCCGTGCCAG caggTGGTGCCGGCAGGAATTTCCTCAGGAGGGTCCTTGGCACAAGCAGCATCTCCTTGCCCAG gggCTGTGTTCGCTACCAGGGAGACTCCCAGGagaactctgcccagcccagctcctctcaCCATGCTCAGTCCCAGCTGAGGAAAGTGGCCTTTTCTG GTGCCATCAAGAAGCACCAGAAGAGCCTGTCTGCGTGGTTCAGCCACCAGCCCAATGAGGAGAGGCAGTTTGGCCCTTCCTTCTCTCTGGATGCCGTCCACGTGGACCCAGTGATCCGGGAGAGCTCCCTGGAGGAGATTCTGAAGCCCTCCCCTGGTTTAACCATCCAGaaccagctccagcagccctcCAGGAAGGTTATCAGCCTGCACAGCCTGTTTGACGTGGACGCCTGCGGGCGGCAGGTGAAGAACGTGGTGCTCTACGGCACCGTGGGCACGGGCAAGAGCACCCTCATCAAGAAGATGGTGGTGGACTGGTGCCACGGCCGCCTGCCCCGCTTCCAGCTGGTCATCCCCTTCTCCTGCGAGGACCTGTCCCACAGCCATGCCCACGTGTCCCTGCGGCGCCTCGTCACCAAGAAGTACCAGCACCTCCGGGACGTGGTGCCCGTGCTGGAGGCTTCCAACCTCAGCGTGCTCTTCATCCTCAACGGCCTGGAGCGCCTCAACCTGGACTTCCGCCTGGCTGGCACGGAGCTGTGCTGTGACCCCAACGAGCCCGTGCCTCCCTCTGCCATCGTGGTCAACCTGCTGCGGAAATACCTCCTGCCCGAG gccagcATCATCGTCACCACGCGCCCCTCAGCCGTGCGCCGCATCCCCGGCAAGTACGTGGGGCGCTACGCCGAGATCTGCGGCTTCTCCGACACCAACCTGCAGAAGCTCTACTTCCAGATGCGCCTCAGCCAGCCCGGCTGCTCCGGGGAGGAGAGCCAGGAGCGCCGCTCAGCGGAGCAGGAGAACCTGGTGGAGATGCTGTCGAGGAACTTGGAGCGCCACAACCAAATAACGGCTGCCTGCTTCTTGCCGTCCTACTGCTGGCTGGTGTGCACCACCCTGCACTTCCTCTACTTCACCAGGACGGTTCCTCCCAGCCAGACCCTCACTGGTATCTACACCAGCTTCCTGAGGCTCAACTTCAGCGGGGAGGTGCTGGACAGCAGCGACCCCACGCACATCTCCATGATGAAGTACGCGGCCAAGACAGTGGGCAAGCTGGCCTACGAGGGGGTGATGTCCCGCAAGACCTGCTTCTCAGAGGAGGACCTGCGGCAGTGCTTCGAGGTGGAGATGAAGACTGAAAGCGAGCTCAACCTCCTGGAGGTTTTCCGCAGCGACGTGTTCCGTTTCTTCCTGAGCCCGTGCGTGCAGCCGGGCAAGGAGCACACCTTTGTCTTCACCATCCCCGCCATGCAGGAGTACCTGGCAGCCCTGTACGTGGTGCTGGGCGAGAAGAAGACCCTGGTGCAGAGAGTGGGGAAGGAGCTGTCAGAGGTCCTGGGAAAGGTGAGCGAAGATGTTGCCGTGGTTGTGAACATCATCTCCAAGGTGCTGCCGCTGCGCTTCCTCCCCGTGCTCTTCAACCTGCTCAAGATCTTCCCTCGCTACTTCTCCCGGGTGGGCGgcaaggacagggacaccatTGCCCACACCATGGCCGAGGAGCTGTTCAAAGAGGAGGATTACTACAACGACGATGTCCTGGACCAGATCAACTCCAGCATCCTGGGCGTGGAGGGCCCCATGCGCCACCCCGACGAGGCCCCGGATGACGAGGTCTTTGAGCTCTTCCCCATTTTCATGGGCGGGATCCTGTCCCGCCGCAACCGCgccatcctggagcagctgggctgCTCCATCAAGAACCTGGCAGCCTTCGAGATCGCCAAGGCCATGAAGAAGACGGTGATCAGGAAGGGCCGCCGGGGCCTGCCCCCCTCGGAGCTCATGGACTACCTGTTCTTCCTGCACGAGTTCCAGAACGAGCGCTTCACGGCCGAGGCCATCCTCTCCCTGCGTGCCGTCAACCTCTCGTCCGTCAAGATGACCCCTCTCAAGTGCTCCGTGCTGGCGTCTGTCATGAGCACCACGAGTCACGAGGTGGAGGAGCTGAACCTGACCTCGTGCAACCTGGACAGCGGCAGCTTGAGGACCCTCTTCCCCGTCCTGCTGCGATGCAAAGCTCTCCA TCTGCAGCTCAACAGCCTGGGCTCCGACGCCTGCAAGGAGATCCGTGACCTGCTCCTGCATGACAAGTGTGCGGTGAGCAGCCTGCG GCTGGCCAACAACCCCGTGGGTGAGCAGGGCGCTCGCTACCTGGCCGAGGCGCTGGCCGGCAACCGCTCTCTGacccagctgtccctgctgcacacCTCGCTGGGGGACCCCGGCGCCGAGGCCATCGCCCAACACCTGGCCCAGAACCAGCACCTGCAGGAGCTCAACCTGGGCTACAACTCCCTGACGGACGCGGCGGCGCTGCGCGTGGTGGAGGTGGCCAAGAGGCACGAGACGCTGGACAAAGTGCA CCTCTACTTCAACGACATCAGCGAGGATGGCAAGAGGGCCCTTGACTCCCTGCGCATGGACCGGGACGGCGTCAGGGCTCTGGTTTTCCTCACGGCGGGCACCGACGTCTCCGATTACTGGTCCCACATCCTGAACGTGGTGCAGAGGAACCTGCCCTTCTGGGACCGCGAGCGGGTCCGGCAGCACCTCGCCCTCCTCCTGCAGGACCTGGAGAGCAGCCGCAGCCAGACTGCCAACCCCTGGAGGAAAGCCAAATTCCTGCGAGTCGAGAGCGAG GGCTCGAGGGAGACAAGATGTCCATCAT AA
- the NLRX1 gene encoding NLR family member X1 isoform X4 — MQCQGCLPWGRWARLPWCLAGTRGTRSVSVCAAAVPAGGAGRNFLRRVLGTSSISLPRGCVRYQGDSQENSAQPSSSHHAQSQLRKVAFSGAIKKHQKSLSAWFSHQPNEERQFGPSFSLDAVHVDPVIRESSLEEILKPSPGLTIQNQLQQPSRKVISLHSLFDVDACGRQVKNVVLYGTVGTGKSTLIKKMVVDWCHGRLPRFQLVIPFSCEDLSHSHAHVSLRRLVTKKYQHLRDVVPVLEASNLSVLFILNGLERLNLDFRLAGTELCCDPNEPVPPSAIVVNLLRKYLLPEASIIVTTRPSAVRRIPGKYVGRYAEICGFSDTNLQKLYFQMRLSQPGCSGEESQERRSAEQENLVEMLSRNLERHNQITAACFLPSYCWLVCTTLHFLYFTRTVPPSQTLTGIYTSFLRLNFSGEVLDSSDPTHISMMKYAAKTVGKLAYEGVMSRKTCFSEEDLRQCFEVEMKTESELNLLEVFRSDVFRFFLSPCVQPGKEHTFVFTIPAMQEYLAALYVVLGEKKTLVQRVGKELSEVLGKVSEDVAVVVNIISKVLPLRFLPVLFNLLKIFPRYFSRVGGKDRDTIAHTMAEELFKEEDYYNDDVLDQINSSILGVEGPMRHPDEAPDDEVFELFPIFMGGILSRRNRAILEQLGCSIKNLAAFEIAKAMKKTVIRKGRRGLPPSELMDYLFFLHEFQNERFTAEAILSLRAVNLSSVKMTPLKCSVLASVMSTTSHEVEELNLTSCNLDSGSLRTLFPVLLRCKALHLQLNSLGSDACKEIRDLLLHDKCAVSSLRLANNPVGEQGARYLAEALAGNRSLTQLSLLHTSLGDPGAEAIAQHLAQNQHLQELNLGYNSLTDAAALRVVEVAKRHETLDKVHLYFNDISEDGKRALDSLRMDRDGVRALVFLTAGTDVSDYWSHILNVVQRNLPFWDRERVRQHLALLLQDLESSRSQTANPWRKAKFLRVESEKI; from the exons atgcagtgccagggctgcctgccctggggcaggTGGGCACGGCTGCCTTGGTGCCTGGCAGGGACAAGGGGGACCCGCAGCGTGTCCGTGTGCGCTGCTGCCGTGCCAG caggTGGTGCCGGCAGGAATTTCCTCAGGAGGGTCCTTGGCACAAGCAGCATCTCCTTGCCCAG gggCTGTGTTCGCTACCAGGGAGACTCCCAGGagaactctgcccagcccagctcctctcaCCATGCTCAGTCCCAGCTGAGGAAAGTGGCCTTTTCTG GTGCCATCAAGAAGCACCAGAAGAGCCTGTCTGCGTGGTTCAGCCACCAGCCCAATGAGGAGAGGCAGTTTGGCCCTTCCTTCTCTCTGGATGCCGTCCACGTGGACCCAGTGATCCGGGAGAGCTCCCTGGAGGAGATTCTGAAGCCCTCCCCTGGTTTAACCATCCAGaaccagctccagcagccctcCAGGAAGGTTATCAGCCTGCACAGCCTGTTTGACGTGGACGCCTGCGGGCGGCAGGTGAAGAACGTGGTGCTCTACGGCACCGTGGGCACGGGCAAGAGCACCCTCATCAAGAAGATGGTGGTGGACTGGTGCCACGGCCGCCTGCCCCGCTTCCAGCTGGTCATCCCCTTCTCCTGCGAGGACCTGTCCCACAGCCATGCCCACGTGTCCCTGCGGCGCCTCGTCACCAAGAAGTACCAGCACCTCCGGGACGTGGTGCCCGTGCTGGAGGCTTCCAACCTCAGCGTGCTCTTCATCCTCAACGGCCTGGAGCGCCTCAACCTGGACTTCCGCCTGGCTGGCACGGAGCTGTGCTGTGACCCCAACGAGCCCGTGCCTCCCTCTGCCATCGTGGTCAACCTGCTGCGGAAATACCTCCTGCCCGAG gccagcATCATCGTCACCACGCGCCCCTCAGCCGTGCGCCGCATCCCCGGCAAGTACGTGGGGCGCTACGCCGAGATCTGCGGCTTCTCCGACACCAACCTGCAGAAGCTCTACTTCCAGATGCGCCTCAGCCAGCCCGGCTGCTCCGGGGAGGAGAGCCAGGAGCGCCGCTCAGCGGAGCAGGAGAACCTGGTGGAGATGCTGTCGAGGAACTTGGAGCGCCACAACCAAATAACGGCTGCCTGCTTCTTGCCGTCCTACTGCTGGCTGGTGTGCACCACCCTGCACTTCCTCTACTTCACCAGGACGGTTCCTCCCAGCCAGACCCTCACTGGTATCTACACCAGCTTCCTGAGGCTCAACTTCAGCGGGGAGGTGCTGGACAGCAGCGACCCCACGCACATCTCCATGATGAAGTACGCGGCCAAGACAGTGGGCAAGCTGGCCTACGAGGGGGTGATGTCCCGCAAGACCTGCTTCTCAGAGGAGGACCTGCGGCAGTGCTTCGAGGTGGAGATGAAGACTGAAAGCGAGCTCAACCTCCTGGAGGTTTTCCGCAGCGACGTGTTCCGTTTCTTCCTGAGCCCGTGCGTGCAGCCGGGCAAGGAGCACACCTTTGTCTTCACCATCCCCGCCATGCAGGAGTACCTGGCAGCCCTGTACGTGGTGCTGGGCGAGAAGAAGACCCTGGTGCAGAGAGTGGGGAAGGAGCTGTCAGAGGTCCTGGGAAAGGTGAGCGAAGATGTTGCCGTGGTTGTGAACATCATCTCCAAGGTGCTGCCGCTGCGCTTCCTCCCCGTGCTCTTCAACCTGCTCAAGATCTTCCCTCGCTACTTCTCCCGGGTGGGCGgcaaggacagggacaccatTGCCCACACCATGGCCGAGGAGCTGTTCAAAGAGGAGGATTACTACAACGACGATGTCCTGGACCAGATCAACTCCAGCATCCTGGGCGTGGAGGGCCCCATGCGCCACCCCGACGAGGCCCCGGATGACGAGGTCTTTGAGCTCTTCCCCATTTTCATGGGCGGGATCCTGTCCCGCCGCAACCGCgccatcctggagcagctgggctgCTCCATCAAGAACCTGGCAGCCTTCGAGATCGCCAAGGCCATGAAGAAGACGGTGATCAGGAAGGGCCGCCGGGGCCTGCCCCCCTCGGAGCTCATGGACTACCTGTTCTTCCTGCACGAGTTCCAGAACGAGCGCTTCACGGCCGAGGCCATCCTCTCCCTGCGTGCCGTCAACCTCTCGTCCGTCAAGATGACCCCTCTCAAGTGCTCCGTGCTGGCGTCTGTCATGAGCACCACGAGTCACGAGGTGGAGGAGCTGAACCTGACCTCGTGCAACCTGGACAGCGGCAGCTTGAGGACCCTCTTCCCCGTCCTGCTGCGATGCAAAGCTCTCCA TCTGCAGCTCAACAGCCTGGGCTCCGACGCCTGCAAGGAGATCCGTGACCTGCTCCTGCATGACAAGTGTGCGGTGAGCAGCCTGCG GCTGGCCAACAACCCCGTGGGTGAGCAGGGCGCTCGCTACCTGGCCGAGGCGCTGGCCGGCAACCGCTCTCTGacccagctgtccctgctgcacacCTCGCTGGGGGACCCCGGCGCCGAGGCCATCGCCCAACACCTGGCCCAGAACCAGCACCTGCAGGAGCTCAACCTGGGCTACAACTCCCTGACGGACGCGGCGGCGCTGCGCGTGGTGGAGGTGGCCAAGAGGCACGAGACGCTGGACAAAGTGCA CCTCTACTTCAACGACATCAGCGAGGATGGCAAGAGGGCCCTTGACTCCCTGCGCATGGACCGGGACGGCGTCAGGGCTCTGGTTTTCCTCACGGCGGGCACCGACGTCTCCGATTACTGGTCCCACATCCTGAACGTGGTGCAGAGGAACCTGCCCTTCTGGGACCGCGAGCGGGTCCGGCAGCACCTCGCCCTCCTCCTGCAGGACCTGGAGAGCAGCCGCAGCCAGACTGCCAACCCCTGGAGGAAAGCCAAATTCCTGCGAGTCGAGAGCGAG AAAATTTGA
- the NLRX1 gene encoding NLR family member X1 isoform X1 — MQCQGCLPWGRWARLPWCLAGTRGTRSVSVCAAAVPAGGAGRNFLRRVLGTSSISLPRGCVRYQGDSQENSAQPSSSHHAQSQLRKVAFSGAIKKHQKSLSAWFSHQPNEERQFGPSFSLDAVHVDPVIRESSLEEILKPSPGLTIQNQLQQPSRKVISLHSLFDVDACGRQVKNVVLYGTVGTGKSTLIKKMVVDWCHGRLPRFQLVIPFSCEDLSHSHAHVSLRRLVTKKYQHLRDVVPVLEASNLSVLFILNGLERLNLDFRLAGTELCCDPNEPVPPSAIVVNLLRKYLLPEASIIVTTRPSAVRRIPGKYVGRYAEICGFSDTNLQKLYFQMRLSQPGCSGEESQERRSAEQENLVEMLSRNLERHNQITAACFLPSYCWLVCTTLHFLYFTRTVPPSQTLTGIYTSFLRLNFSGEVLDSSDPTHISMMKYAAKTVGKLAYEGVMSRKTCFSEEDLRQCFEVEMKTESELNLLEVFRSDVFRFFLSPCVQPGKEHTFVFTIPAMQEYLAALYVVLGEKKTLVQRVGKELSEVLGKVSEDVAVVVNIISKVLPLRFLPVLFNLLKIFPRYFSRVGGKDRDTIAHTMAEELFKEEDYYNDDVLDQINSSILGVEGPMRHPDEAPDDEVFELFPIFMGGILSRRNRAILEQLGCSIKNLAAFEIAKAMKKTVIRKGRRGLPPSELMDYLFFLHEFQNERFTAEAILSLRAVNLSSVKMTPLKCSVLASVMSTTSHEVEELNLTSCNLDSGSLRTLFPVLLRCKALHLQLNSLGSDACKEIRDLLLHDKCAVSSLRLANNPVGEQGARYLAEALAGNRSLTQLSLLHTSLGDPGAEAIAQHLAQNQHLQELNLGYNSLTDAAALRVVEVAKRHETLDKVHLYFNDISEDGKRALDSLRMDRDGVRALVFLTAGTDVSDYWSHILNVVQRNLPFWDRERVRQHLALLLQDLESSRSQTANPWRKAKFLRVESEVKKMLGELQDGSL, encoded by the exons atgcagtgccagggctgcctgccctggggcaggTGGGCACGGCTGCCTTGGTGCCTGGCAGGGACAAGGGGGACCCGCAGCGTGTCCGTGTGCGCTGCTGCCGTGCCAG caggTGGTGCCGGCAGGAATTTCCTCAGGAGGGTCCTTGGCACAAGCAGCATCTCCTTGCCCAG gggCTGTGTTCGCTACCAGGGAGACTCCCAGGagaactctgcccagcccagctcctctcaCCATGCTCAGTCCCAGCTGAGGAAAGTGGCCTTTTCTG GTGCCATCAAGAAGCACCAGAAGAGCCTGTCTGCGTGGTTCAGCCACCAGCCCAATGAGGAGAGGCAGTTTGGCCCTTCCTTCTCTCTGGATGCCGTCCACGTGGACCCAGTGATCCGGGAGAGCTCCCTGGAGGAGATTCTGAAGCCCTCCCCTGGTTTAACCATCCAGaaccagctccagcagccctcCAGGAAGGTTATCAGCCTGCACAGCCTGTTTGACGTGGACGCCTGCGGGCGGCAGGTGAAGAACGTGGTGCTCTACGGCACCGTGGGCACGGGCAAGAGCACCCTCATCAAGAAGATGGTGGTGGACTGGTGCCACGGCCGCCTGCCCCGCTTCCAGCTGGTCATCCCCTTCTCCTGCGAGGACCTGTCCCACAGCCATGCCCACGTGTCCCTGCGGCGCCTCGTCACCAAGAAGTACCAGCACCTCCGGGACGTGGTGCCCGTGCTGGAGGCTTCCAACCTCAGCGTGCTCTTCATCCTCAACGGCCTGGAGCGCCTCAACCTGGACTTCCGCCTGGCTGGCACGGAGCTGTGCTGTGACCCCAACGAGCCCGTGCCTCCCTCTGCCATCGTGGTCAACCTGCTGCGGAAATACCTCCTGCCCGAG gccagcATCATCGTCACCACGCGCCCCTCAGCCGTGCGCCGCATCCCCGGCAAGTACGTGGGGCGCTACGCCGAGATCTGCGGCTTCTCCGACACCAACCTGCAGAAGCTCTACTTCCAGATGCGCCTCAGCCAGCCCGGCTGCTCCGGGGAGGAGAGCCAGGAGCGCCGCTCAGCGGAGCAGGAGAACCTGGTGGAGATGCTGTCGAGGAACTTGGAGCGCCACAACCAAATAACGGCTGCCTGCTTCTTGCCGTCCTACTGCTGGCTGGTGTGCACCACCCTGCACTTCCTCTACTTCACCAGGACGGTTCCTCCCAGCCAGACCCTCACTGGTATCTACACCAGCTTCCTGAGGCTCAACTTCAGCGGGGAGGTGCTGGACAGCAGCGACCCCACGCACATCTCCATGATGAAGTACGCGGCCAAGACAGTGGGCAAGCTGGCCTACGAGGGGGTGATGTCCCGCAAGACCTGCTTCTCAGAGGAGGACCTGCGGCAGTGCTTCGAGGTGGAGATGAAGACTGAAAGCGAGCTCAACCTCCTGGAGGTTTTCCGCAGCGACGTGTTCCGTTTCTTCCTGAGCCCGTGCGTGCAGCCGGGCAAGGAGCACACCTTTGTCTTCACCATCCCCGCCATGCAGGAGTACCTGGCAGCCCTGTACGTGGTGCTGGGCGAGAAGAAGACCCTGGTGCAGAGAGTGGGGAAGGAGCTGTCAGAGGTCCTGGGAAAGGTGAGCGAAGATGTTGCCGTGGTTGTGAACATCATCTCCAAGGTGCTGCCGCTGCGCTTCCTCCCCGTGCTCTTCAACCTGCTCAAGATCTTCCCTCGCTACTTCTCCCGGGTGGGCGgcaaggacagggacaccatTGCCCACACCATGGCCGAGGAGCTGTTCAAAGAGGAGGATTACTACAACGACGATGTCCTGGACCAGATCAACTCCAGCATCCTGGGCGTGGAGGGCCCCATGCGCCACCCCGACGAGGCCCCGGATGACGAGGTCTTTGAGCTCTTCCCCATTTTCATGGGCGGGATCCTGTCCCGCCGCAACCGCgccatcctggagcagctgggctgCTCCATCAAGAACCTGGCAGCCTTCGAGATCGCCAAGGCCATGAAGAAGACGGTGATCAGGAAGGGCCGCCGGGGCCTGCCCCCCTCGGAGCTCATGGACTACCTGTTCTTCCTGCACGAGTTCCAGAACGAGCGCTTCACGGCCGAGGCCATCCTCTCCCTGCGTGCCGTCAACCTCTCGTCCGTCAAGATGACCCCTCTCAAGTGCTCCGTGCTGGCGTCTGTCATGAGCACCACGAGTCACGAGGTGGAGGAGCTGAACCTGACCTCGTGCAACCTGGACAGCGGCAGCTTGAGGACCCTCTTCCCCGTCCTGCTGCGATGCAAAGCTCTCCA TCTGCAGCTCAACAGCCTGGGCTCCGACGCCTGCAAGGAGATCCGTGACCTGCTCCTGCATGACAAGTGTGCGGTGAGCAGCCTGCG GCTGGCCAACAACCCCGTGGGTGAGCAGGGCGCTCGCTACCTGGCCGAGGCGCTGGCCGGCAACCGCTCTCTGacccagctgtccctgctgcacacCTCGCTGGGGGACCCCGGCGCCGAGGCCATCGCCCAACACCTGGCCCAGAACCAGCACCTGCAGGAGCTCAACCTGGGCTACAACTCCCTGACGGACGCGGCGGCGCTGCGCGTGGTGGAGGTGGCCAAGAGGCACGAGACGCTGGACAAAGTGCA CCTCTACTTCAACGACATCAGCGAGGATGGCAAGAGGGCCCTTGACTCCCTGCGCATGGACCGGGACGGCGTCAGGGCTCTGGTTTTCCTCACGGCGGGCACCGACGTCTCCGATTACTGGTCCCACATCCTGAACGTGGTGCAGAGGAACCTGCCCTTCTGGGACCGCGAGCGGGTCCGGCAGCACCTCGCCCTCCTCCTGCAGGACCTGGAGAGCAGCCGCAGCCAGACTGCCAACCCCTGGAGGAAAGCCAAATTCCTGCGAGTCGAGAGCGAGGTCAAGAAAATGCTGGGGGAACTGCAGGATGGGAGCCTCTGA